Part of the Tolypothrix sp. PCC 7910 genome, GGTATTATCTCACTCACAGATATTCTGGCTCATAGTAATTTTATGGAACAATCTGGAACAGCTCTATTGGAGCAAGAGCTGCAAGAAGAAATTAAGAAAGCTCGGATTATTTGTGCTGAAACAGGTATTCGTTCGCGAGAATGTGCTGCGGCTTGGGATGCTGTCGAAGAAATGCAAGCAGAAATATCCCACCAACGCGCTCATAAACCTCCTAAGACAGCCTTTGAGGAATATTGCGACGAATATCCAGAGGCTTCAGAAGCCAGAATGTATGATATGTAATAATTTGTCATTTGTCATTTGTCATTGGGTAATAGGTAATAGGTGTTTGTTATTTCCCCTTATCTCCCTTATCCCCTCTGCGCTAAAGTTCCGAAGCCGTATCTGGAGCGACTACTTCGCCAGTACCTATTTGCAATATCAAATCTTGGTCAGTAATTAGTTCTGTAAGTTCTTTAACTTGCAAATTCATTTCTTCGCAAGCTTGTCTTAATTCTTGGGCAAATCTGTTGAGATCGTTGCCATAACCGCACTGGTAAGCAGCAGTTTCAATGCCCTGTTTAGCATTTGCTCTAGCACAATCTACTAGCTCTGTACCAAGCAATGGTGTTGTGGATGCCATATGTCTATTTGCTAATAATCACTTGTTGTTTAAAGAATAGATTACTAAGCAATTAATATTTCTTCATCCATCTAATGGAGGACGAAGTATTCACCCTAAGGGTTACTAAATTTTATTTAATATGATTCACAATACTTGTCGATTAAGGGCAAAAGGGGAAGGGAAAAAGGGGCAAGAAAAACCTTTAACCCTTACCCTTTCACCTTTTCCTCAAACCAAATTAAGAGTTGAAAATCCTTAACCGAGCAGTATTGATATGATTCAGAACCCTGAGTTGTTGAAAAAGTAGGCTTCTATACAGATAAAACTTTATTAAATAAGCTAATTCTGGTTGCAGAAATTTAGCCGTTGACTACATCTCCCCCATTAGGATGTAAGACTTGACCAGACATATAAGAACTATCGTCAGAAGCTAAAAATACATAGCTAGGGGCAACTTCTTCAGGTTGTCCGGCTCTTTTCATGGGAACTTGTTTACCAAAATTTTCTACTTTCTCTTCGGGAAAAGTTGAAGGAATTAAAGGTGTCCAAATTGGCCCTGGTGCTACGGCATTTACCCGAATATTTTTTTCTACCAAGCTTTTTGATAAGGAACGAGTAAAGGCAACAATTGCACCTTTAGTAGAAGAGTAGTCAAGGAGTTGGGGGTTACCTTTATAAGCTGTTACTGATGTGGTATTAATAATGGCACTGCCTTCTTGCAAATGTTTTAATGCTGCTTTTGTTAAGAAGAACATCGAGAAAATATTGGTGCGAAAAGTGCGTTCTAACTGCTCTTTAGTAATATCCTCGATACTTTCTTGAGGATGTTGTTCAGCTGCATTGTTAACAAGAATATCGAGCTTACCAAATTCACCTATTGTTTGTTGTATAGTTTGTTGGCAGAAATTTTCATCACCAATATCACCTGCGATCGCAACTGCACGCCGACCTTGTTGTTCTACTAAATGTTTGGTTTCTTTAGCATCATCGTGTTCGTTCAAGTAAACGATCGCCACATCTGCGCCTTCTTTAGCAAACGCGATCGCCACTGCACGGCCAATACCACTGTCACCACCTGTAATTAGTGCTACTTTATCTTTTAATTTGCCACTACCCTGATATTTGGCATCATCTGCCTTGGGTTTTGGCTGCATTTCAGATTCTTTACCAGGCGGCTGCTGTTGCTGGGGTGGTTGTAAAGTCTTCTCTTCTGCCATAAAGCTTTTCCTACAAATTAACTAAGGAAGGATAAATGATGAATCATGAACTGATTCAATTGCGAATTACGAACTCCTAATTCCTAAAAGTAAACCTTGGATCGAAAACTCAACCCAAGGGTTACTTTGTGTATTACTTAGCATTTATAAGTTGAAGCTGTTATAACCCGGATATTGGCCCAACTTAATTCATGTTTGGTAAATGCACTTAACTAAAATAATTTCTCCCCACACCTAACACACTCTAATAACTTGAACACGGCAAACAAGTATACAACTCTCTGGCGATGAAGGATTTATCCTGTTCATCTGCTTCAAAATTAACTTTTATGTTTCAAGACTTTATCGCTCTAGAGATGTAAAAAAAATTTTCTTTACTCAATCTTAAGGTGTAAATCTCAGGTAAGAAGTAAATTCCGCTTCATCAATTGAGTTACTGTACACAGCAATTGTTTAGTAGTCATAGCTTGTGATCTGAGCGCTCATCAAGATGTACCATAGTATTAATACAGTCTTGGGATCAAGACAGGGCAAGGATTATGGTAACAGCTAATATTTCTGAGTTAGACCAGGTTGATGAGTTCCGCCGTCTGCAATCAACTTTACGCGATCGCTGGAAAACTATCGAGCTATTCGATAACAGTGAGGCAGATATTTTAATTATTCCTTCTTTGAGTATCGATCAGCGAGAACTCCAAAAGGTTGAAGGCTGCGAACATTATGAAGAAAGACTATTATTTTCTTTAATTCGGTTACGAAATCCGCGCACAAGGTTAATTTATGTAACATCAATGCCGTTGCATCCTAGTATTATTGATTACTATCTGCAACTACTACCTGGAATACCTTTTTCCCATGCCCGCAATCGTTTACTATTACTTTCTACTTATGATTCTTCGCTCAAACCTCTTAGCCAAAAGATTCTAGAACGTCCTCGGTTAATAGAGAGAATTCGCCAATCTTTGCGCCATGAAAAATCATTCATGGTTTGTTACAATTCCACATCTTTGGAAGCAGAATTATCTTTAAAATTAAATGTACCTTTGTACGCTGCTGCACCAGATTTGCAGATTTGGGGTTCCAAAAGTGGTAGTCGGCAAATATTTGCCGAATGTGGTGTCCCGCATCCAGATGGTAGCCAAAGGGTTTGGAATCAGAAGGATTTAGCAGTAGCTGCTAGTGAGTTATGGGAACGCCAGCCGACATTGCAACGCATGGTAGTGAAACTCAATGAAGGTATTTCTGGCGAAGGAAATGCGTTGCTAGATTTAAGGCCAATCATGAATGTAGCACCTGGAGAAGCTGGTACTGCTCAAAGAATTGCCGCAATTAGCGATCGCTTTGCAACTATGCGCTTTCAAGCTAGCCAAGAGACTTGGGCTAATTTTTCTGGACGTATTACCGAATTAGGGGCCATTGTTGAGGCCTTTGTCGAAGGGGAAATAAAGCGATCGCCTAGCGTCCAAGGGCGTATTACACCCACAGGTGAAGTCGAAATTCTCTCCACTCACGACCAAATCTTGGGAGGGCCAGATGGGCAAATTTATCTTGGTTGTCGATTTCCCGCAGATGAACGCTATCGATTGGAATTGCAGCATCTAGGTTTGCAAGTTGGAAGAAAACTTGCCCAGAAAGGTGCTTTAGAAAGGTTTGGCGTAGATTTTATCGCTGTTGATCAGGGTAATGGACAGTGGGATATTCAGGCGATCGAAATTAATCTGCGTAAAGGTGGGACTACCCATCCCTTCATGACGCTGAAATTATTAACCAACGGTCGCTATGACCTATCTACTGGGTTATTTTATAGTCAACAAGGTCGTCCCAAATATTACATTGCTACCGACAACCTGCAAAAAGACCGCTATCAAGGATTATTACCTAATGATTTGATGGATATTATCGCCCACTACAGATTACATTTTGATAGCTGCACGGAGACAGGTACAGTATTTCATCTCATGGGTTGTCTATCGCAGTTTGGCAAGTTGGGATTAACTAGCATCGGTGACTCCCTACAGCAAGCTGAAGATATATATAACAAGGTTGTGAAAGTCATTGATCAAGAAAGCCGCAGCGATAATCAAAATTCACTGTCATTTTCAGATTATGCCTTTCCCTTAATTTGGGATGGACATAGTCCTAGCCCGTAAGCTTTTTTTAGTAGACAGGGCTTCAGTTTTGATTGTTAAGGCTAAAGTCCTGTTTTTTGCTGCATCAGCTACACCAATGGCGTAGCTTGCTTTTTCATAGAGGTTCATTATGAAATTAAAATGATATCTCTACGTATGTCTTGTGTAGATTCAGTCATGGGGATAGGTTACACACTTGTGGCAAGCGATCGCAATTGCAATCTTTCCAGGCTTTACGTAAGTTTATAGAGTAAATATAAAGCCACAAACTGGTGATTTATTGAATACAAGATACTATTAACCAGCTATTTATCAGTATTTCAGCAATTTTGAATAGCATTGGCATTCAATAATTTTGCGATTATAACTGAATAGTTACTTGCCACCAGCCTATACGCTAACCCATAGGAATGGCTCATCTACCCAAAATTACAGGTTGCTTCAACACTTCACTCAGTCAAAATTTCATTAAACCCGAAATTTGTAACAAAGTAATTACGTATTCAAATACGTAATTATTTAATAATGCATCTTATAAAACTAGTAATACTACGGTGGAGCTTGACTAGTAAGGAATATTTGAAAACATTATTTTTTTCAAGATAAAAGCTAGTACTCTCTTAGCTTAAATCTCAAAATCCTTTTCATATAAGCATTTAGTTAATCTTGCTAATCTTGGGTGGCAAAATTAACTCATTTTACCTTGTCTTTATAAATACTTTGCTATAGGATGAATCAACCTTGGTAAAGTGTTATGTTTTTTGCCTAAGTGTGAGGAATTTACTGTGTTAAAAGAAAAAGCCTTAAGTATACTATTACTCAACAAACTTCAGCCTAAGTTCTTGAGCTTAGGAATAACCTTAGTAACTGGTCTTCTGTTGTCTACAGCTATGTCAACGCATTCTGCCGCGGCTGAAGACAGGCTAGTAACTGAAAATCCCAATAACGAATCAACTGCAGCCGAGAAACCACAAGAGCATTCTGCGGCTCTCAGGAATTTGACACAGCAGAATATAGATTGGGGAAAAGTAGCTTTAGAAGATAGCCATCCTAATGTTGAATTCAGTTCTTCGCAAAACCCACAAGCATCTCTAGCTGGTTCTAACATTAGCGTCAAACCCAATGCAGACTTGAGACCAAACTTGGTAACGTCTCCAAAGACAGATGCTTTAGCAAAACAGACTACTAAATCCGATCAATTACTAGAATCCTTGTCTCGTCAAATGGAACAGGGCAGAAGATTCCAGGAAAAGCAGCTACAGACTCCACACAACCAGACTCAAATTGCTCAGCAGACAACGTTATCAGACATTCAAGGCAATTGGGCCCAAAGTTTTATTGAACTTCTCACCCAACGAGGGATAATTCAAGGTTTTCCCGATGGCACTTTCCGTCCAGACGAACCAGTAACACGCGCTCAATTTGCAGCTATGCTTCAGAAAGCTTTTCAGAAAGCTCCTGTTCGCAATGCGATTGAGTTTGTAGACATACCTGCCAATTATTGGGGTAAAGATGCAATCGAAACAGCTTACAAGACAGGTTTTCTCCAAGGTTATCCAGGTAATGTCTTTAAGCCTGACCAAAATATTCCTCGTGTTCAAGCTTTAGTAGCTTTGGTTAGTGGTCTGAATCTTTCTACCACCACACCAGCATCAACAGTATTGAATAACTATTTTCAGGATGCTGCTCAGATTCCTGATTATGCGCTTCAACAAGTCTCTGCTGCTGCTGAGAGTCTTTTAATTGTCAATTATCCCAATGTACAGATTCTCAATCCCAATCAAGTAGCTACAAGAGCAGAAGTAGCGGCGTTTATCTATCAAGCTTTAGTTAAGAATGGAGCTGCTCCGGGACTCACAGCCTCTGAAACTGCAACCCAGTATATTGTAGGCTACAAACCATCAGAAAATGTTGCTCAATCGACACCAGACGTTGAACAGTTACGCCAAAGTTTTCTGCTGCCATCATTACCCTCAGAACAATTGCGGGCTCTCACATCAAGAATCGTCAGTGTTCCAGGCTCATCTTTGACCAGCCCTACTGCCTTTGGCGCGCAATTTGGCGATTTATTCGCTGGTGCTAGCTATCAATCGAGGACACGCTTTGTCAATAAAGATGATGGTGGATTGGTGTTTGGGTTTGGTCTAGGAGAAAGGCGAACAGTAGGTTTAGAAGTTGCTGTTTCTTCTTTTTCTACTTTCCGGCAAGGCTTTTTCGAGAATGGTGGTGTGAGCTTTAAGCTCCATCGTTTATTCTCCAATAATATGGCGATCGCTTTTGGCGTAGAGAATGCAATTACATTTGGTTCTCCCGATGGTGGCAGCAGTGTCTATGGCGTTGTTAGTAAAGTCTTTCCGTTGCAAAACGATAGTACCAAACCATTTAGCTCCGTTACGATGTCTGTAGGTTTAGGGGGCGGTCGTTTCCGCTCTGAAAGAGATGTACAACAACGCATAGACTCAGTGAATGTGTTTGGCAGTGTGGGATTAAGAGTAATTGAACCGATATCCCTAATTGCAGACTGGACTGGTCAAGATTTAACAATAGGTACTTCCATTGCCCCTTTCCGAAATTTTCCACTAGTAATTACTCCAGCGGTAGCTGATATTACAGGCAATGCTGGTGATGGTGCTAGATTTATTCTAGGCGTGGGTTTTGGCTATTCTTTCTAAATTCATTGACATCAAAAGAATCATGAATATTAAACACTTTCCATTTCATCTAGGTCTTGGCTTTACTTTTGCATTGGCTTTAATAACTTGCCAAACATCGCAGCCAGCTGCCGCCCAAGTTAACAACCAGTCAGATGTCACAGGTGTGATTGTAACGACTGGTGATATTTCATCTGGTGGTTTTAGCCAAAATCCATCAACTACTAATGGTGGAGTGGTAACAACCACAGACAATATAAGTGGGACTATAACCACCCCAGCGGTAGGTCGAGATTTAAATATTCAAAGAGCAGTATTTGCTAAGTCTTCTCTTCAAATTGCTCTCAATCAAACTGCGCTTAATATACTCAATCAGCTAAATACAAATAGCTTGACTTCACAAACAGGGCAATCTATACCTTCAGCTACACAGCAGGCTTTACTTAGTGTTCTCATACAATCAAGAGGTGGGCAAAAAAATCCAGCTACTGAGCAAATTACGAAAGCATTAAATAGTGTTGAGGGTGGCCCCACACTTGAGCAGGTTCAGCAATTAGCTAAGAGCCTGCAAGGTTTGTTAGAAAGTAACCGAGGTAAAAAAGTTGCGGCAAATGGTGGAGTCAATGCAATTCAATTGCTGATTGCACGGAATGCTTATAACAATTTGATTAATAATAGCTCCGCACAGTTTTTGAATAACCCACCACCAGAACTCAGCGCTATTCAGTCAATACTGTTGCCATTAATTAAGTCTGTATCCACTAGGTAACTTTAACAACTGATTTCATCGTTCTAAGGGAGCCAAGGCACAGCTAATAGCTGTGCCTTGATTTTTCATTGGGCAATAAATTTATGCCAATTCTCCAAAAAAAGCTCTACATAGACAGCAGTGGGCAAGGGGAGAATTATATGTCAAAACGCATCTACTGATTGGATATGTCAATAATTTTGAGTTTTTACCATCCCTCTTTCAAAAAGGGATGGTTTTTATTTTATCAGTCAAAATTACGCCTAAAGCGCAAGTCAATATTATTTGATTTTTTCTGGTTGCAAATATTGCAGAGAGTTTGGAGATTACTAATATCATTTTGCCCACCACGGGATAGAGGGATAATATGGTCGATAGAGAGATTAGTTTCTAAAGCCGTTTTACCACAACTTTGGCATTGATATTTATCGCGTTGAAAAACATACTTTCTTAC contains:
- a CDS encoding HNH endonuclease translates to MNKTPRINIPIEVRKYVFQRDKYQCQSCGKTALETNLSIDHIIPLSRGGQNDISNLQTLCNICNQKKSNNIDLRFRRNFD
- a CDS encoding SDR family oxidoreductase encodes the protein MAEEKTLQPPQQQQPPGKESEMQPKPKADDAKYQGSGKLKDKVALITGGDSGIGRAVAIAFAKEGADVAIVYLNEHDDAKETKHLVEQQGRRAVAIAGDIGDENFCQQTIQQTIGEFGKLDILVNNAAEQHPQESIEDITKEQLERTFRTNIFSMFFLTKAALKHLQEGSAIINTTSVTAYKGNPQLLDYSSTKGAIVAFTRSLSKSLVEKNIRVNAVAPGPIWTPLIPSTFPEEKVENFGKQVPMKRAGQPEEVAPSYVFLASDDSSYMSGQVLHPNGGDVVNG
- a CDS encoding peptide ligase PGM1-related protein, with protein sequence MVTANISELDQVDEFRRLQSTLRDRWKTIELFDNSEADILIIPSLSIDQRELQKVEGCEHYEERLLFSLIRLRNPRTRLIYVTSMPLHPSIIDYYLQLLPGIPFSHARNRLLLLSTYDSSLKPLSQKILERPRLIERIRQSLRHEKSFMVCYNSTSLEAELSLKLNVPLYAAAPDLQIWGSKSGSRQIFAECGVPHPDGSQRVWNQKDLAVAASELWERQPTLQRMVVKLNEGISGEGNALLDLRPIMNVAPGEAGTAQRIAAISDRFATMRFQASQETWANFSGRITELGAIVEAFVEGEIKRSPSVQGRITPTGEVEILSTHDQILGGPDGQIYLGCRFPADERYRLELQHLGLQVGRKLAQKGALERFGVDFIAVDQGNGQWDIQAIEINLRKGGTTHPFMTLKLLTNGRYDLSTGLFYSQQGRPKYYIATDNLQKDRYQGLLPNDLMDIIAHYRLHFDSCTETGTVFHLMGCLSQFGKLGLTSIGDSLQQAEDIYNKVVKVIDQESRSDNQNSLSFSDYAFPLIWDGHSPSP
- a CDS encoding S-layer homology domain-containing protein, whose product is MLKEKALSILLLNKLQPKFLSLGITLVTGLLLSTAMSTHSAAAEDRLVTENPNNESTAAEKPQEHSAALRNLTQQNIDWGKVALEDSHPNVEFSSSQNPQASLAGSNISVKPNADLRPNLVTSPKTDALAKQTTKSDQLLESLSRQMEQGRRFQEKQLQTPHNQTQIAQQTTLSDIQGNWAQSFIELLTQRGIIQGFPDGTFRPDEPVTRAQFAAMLQKAFQKAPVRNAIEFVDIPANYWGKDAIETAYKTGFLQGYPGNVFKPDQNIPRVQALVALVSGLNLSTTTPASTVLNNYFQDAAQIPDYALQQVSAAAESLLIVNYPNVQILNPNQVATRAEVAAFIYQALVKNGAAPGLTASETATQYIVGYKPSENVAQSTPDVEQLRQSFLLPSLPSEQLRALTSRIVSVPGSSLTSPTAFGAQFGDLFAGASYQSRTRFVNKDDGGLVFGFGLGERRTVGLEVAVSSFSTFRQGFFENGGVSFKLHRLFSNNMAIAFGVENAITFGSPDGGSSVYGVVSKVFPLQNDSTKPFSSVTMSVGLGGGRFRSERDVQQRIDSVNVFGSVGLRVIEPISLIADWTGQDLTIGTSIAPFRNFPLVITPAVADITGNAGDGARFILGVGFGYSF